In Pseudomonas fluorescens, the following are encoded in one genomic region:
- a CDS encoding phage portal protein, producing MNLLDRVLAPVFPGLVAERLHARHKIMAFEAAQMTRTHQAKKQSASADRSLQRSARSLREQCRKLDEDHDIVTGLFDRLEERVVGGMGIAVEPFPLSYAGEVHLEFAAQIKARWAEWSLHPETSGELSRPQMERQVCRTWLRDGEALAQKLKGRVPSYEHLNVVPFALELLEPDYLPWEYNDEAKGIVQGIERNQWRRVRAYHLVKHHPGHAAGYQLTLATKRVPAEQMIHIAHRKRIGQNRGQPLLHAVLVRLADIKDYEESERVAARISAALAMYIKKGTPDDYTAPSAVNGQSVSARSIPIGPGMVFDGLLPGEDVGMIESNRPNPFLEGFRNGQLKAVAAGTRGTYSSVARSYDGTYSAQRQELVEGQAGYDLLQHEFIDYWSRPVYREWLHMAIASGVIQVPVDVDPDTVFGAIYQGPVMPWINPIHEANAWKILVEAGFADESEVARARQRNPQELKRSRASEIKTNREQGLVFSSDFYHEIYGKTQTDEQPKKPVVDEAESLDNPDE from the coding sequence ATGAACCTGCTGGATCGCGTGCTGGCCCCGGTGTTTCCGGGGCTGGTGGCTGAACGTCTGCATGCCCGTCACAAGATCATGGCCTTTGAAGCCGCGCAGATGACTCGCACGCACCAGGCCAAGAAACAATCCGCCAGCGCGGACCGCTCGCTGCAGCGTTCGGCGCGTTCCCTGCGCGAGCAATGCCGCAAGCTGGACGAAGACCACGACATAGTTACTGGTTTGTTCGATCGCCTGGAAGAGCGCGTGGTGGGCGGCATGGGCATCGCGGTCGAGCCGTTTCCCTTGAGCTACGCAGGGGAAGTGCACTTGGAGTTTGCGGCGCAGATCAAGGCCCGCTGGGCCGAATGGTCGTTGCACCCGGAAACGTCCGGCGAGCTGTCCCGCCCGCAGATGGAGCGACAGGTGTGCCGTACCTGGCTGCGCGATGGCGAAGCCTTGGCGCAGAAGCTCAAGGGGCGAGTGCCCAGCTATGAGCATTTGAACGTGGTGCCCTTCGCCCTGGAGTTGTTGGAGCCGGATTATCTGCCGTGGGAATACAACGATGAAGCCAAGGGCATTGTGCAGGGGATCGAGCGCAATCAGTGGCGCCGGGTTCGTGCCTATCACCTGGTCAAGCATCACCCCGGGCACGCGGCCGGTTACCAGCTGACCCTGGCCACCAAGCGTGTGCCAGCCGAGCAGATGATTCACATCGCGCACCGAAAACGCATCGGTCAGAACCGCGGGCAGCCGCTGCTACATGCCGTGCTAGTCCGCCTGGCGGACATCAAGGATTACGAGGAAAGCGAACGAGTCGCCGCCCGCATCAGCGCGGCGCTGGCCATGTACATCAAGAAAGGGACGCCGGACGACTACACCGCACCGTCTGCCGTGAATGGTCAGAGCGTCAGCGCCCGCAGCATTCCCATCGGTCCGGGCATGGTGTTCGACGGCCTGCTGCCCGGCGAAGACGTCGGCATGATCGAAAGTAATCGGCCCAACCCCTTTCTGGAAGGCTTTCGCAACGGTCAGCTCAAGGCCGTGGCCGCCGGCACCCGGGGCACCTACTCCAGTGTGGCGCGCAGTTACGACGGCACCTATTCCGCACAGCGTCAGGAGCTCGTCGAGGGGCAGGCGGGTTATGACCTGCTGCAGCACGAATTTATCGACTACTGGAGTCGCCCGGTCTATCGCGAATGGCTGCACATGGCGATCGCCAGTGGGGTGATCCAAGTGCCGGTCGACGTCGATCCGGACACGGTGTTTGGCGCGATTTACCAAGGGCCGGTAATGCCTTGGATCAACCCGATCCATGAGGCCAATGCCTGGAAGATCCTGGTCGAGGCCGGCTTTGCCGACGAGTCGGAAGTGGCGCGGGCGCGGCAGCGCAATCCGCAGGAACTCAAGCGTTCCCGAGCTTCGGAAATCAAAACCAACCGGGAGCAGGGACTGGTCTTCAGCTCGGACTTCTATCACGAGATTTATGGAAAAACGCAAACCGATGAACAGCCAAAAAAACCTGTCGTTGATGAGGCCGAGAGCCTCGATAACCCCGACGAATAA
- a CDS encoding ClpP-like prohead protease/major capsid protein fusion protein — MNSQKNLSLMRPRASITPTNKPGESWYSLSAALQRGVVEVMLYDEIGAWGITAKQFARDLAAMGDVSQINLHIHSPGGDVFEGTTMYNLLRGHSARVVVYIDGLAASMASVVAMAGDEINMPANAMMMIHKPWGGQVGDADAMREYADLLDKVESTLIQAYMRKSGKSIEDIQVLLKAETWMDGNEAVAAGFADKVLDPFKAAAQLTSKRMQEFTNMPTSAKNLFDPRASAPTPAPSPTSAPTPAPAVDPAPVALTLDQMRAQVMAADGARRTAINAAFCGSLVTSHTELLNTCLNDLSCTAEMAREKLLVALGSTTTPTGGPHHHGHIGNGNLVGDSVRASLAGRLGQAENQKDNAYNHMSLRELARASLHDRGILVATLDPMAMVGLAFTHDSSDFGNILVDSAAKSVLLGWDEAPETYHLWTKKGRLSDFKVASRVGMGAFPSLREVRPGAEYKYITTNDRGEKIRLATYGEMFSITRQAIINDDLDQLSTVPYNMGLAARGTIGDLVYDTLIHSPVMSDGKELFDASRNNLFSGTGANMSIEALSKAKTAMALQKTEVEGGKARTLNIRPAFVLVPVALEDKTNQLIRSASVPGVDTNAGIDNPIRNFATVIAEPRLDDDSPVTWYEAARQGADTIEVAYLDGVEQPYMEQQQGFTIDGVTSKVRIDAGVAALDYRGLNKSVGVVPPAKASR, encoded by the coding sequence ATGAACAGCCAAAAAAACCTGTCGTTGATGAGGCCGAGAGCCTCGATAACCCCGACGAATAAACCCGGCGAAAGCTGGTACTCACTGAGCGCCGCGCTGCAACGCGGGGTGGTCGAGGTGATGCTGTATGACGAAATTGGCGCGTGGGGCATTACGGCCAAACAGTTCGCCCGCGATCTGGCCGCCATGGGCGATGTGTCTCAGATCAACCTGCACATCCACTCGCCGGGTGGTGACGTGTTTGAAGGGACCACCATGTACAACCTGCTGCGCGGCCATTCGGCCCGGGTCGTGGTGTACATCGACGGTCTCGCCGCTTCGATGGCCAGCGTGGTCGCCATGGCCGGCGATGAAATCAACATGCCGGCCAACGCAATGATGATGATTCACAAGCCGTGGGGTGGTCAGGTCGGTGATGCCGATGCCATGCGCGAGTACGCCGATTTACTCGACAAAGTCGAGAGCACGCTGATTCAGGCGTACATGCGCAAGTCAGGCAAATCGATCGAGGACATCCAGGTGCTGCTCAAGGCTGAAACCTGGATGGATGGCAACGAAGCGGTGGCCGCCGGTTTCGCTGACAAGGTGCTTGATCCGTTCAAGGCGGCTGCTCAACTCACTTCAAAACGAATGCAGGAGTTCACCAATATGCCTACCTCGGCGAAAAATCTGTTCGATCCACGTGCTTCCGCTCCAACCCCAGCTCCGAGTCCAACGTCGGCCCCAACTCCGGCACCGGCGGTCGATCCGGCGCCGGTCGCGCTGACCCTGGATCAAATGCGCGCCCAGGTCATGGCAGCGGACGGTGCTCGCCGTACGGCGATCAATGCCGCGTTCTGTGGTTCGCTGGTCACCAGCCACACCGAGCTGCTCAACACCTGCCTCAATGACCTGAGCTGTACGGCTGAGATGGCGCGGGAAAAACTGCTGGTTGCGCTGGGCTCGACCACCACCCCCACGGGTGGACCTCACCACCATGGCCACATCGGCAACGGCAACCTGGTTGGCGATTCGGTGCGCGCCTCGCTGGCCGGTCGTTTGGGTCAGGCGGAAAACCAGAAAGACAACGCCTATAACCACATGAGCCTGCGCGAGCTGGCCCGCGCCTCGCTGCATGATCGCGGCATTCTAGTGGCCACCCTTGATCCGATGGCCATGGTCGGTCTGGCGTTCACCCATGACTCCAGCGACTTCGGCAACATCTTGGTGGACAGCGCCGCCAAGTCGGTCCTGCTCGGTTGGGACGAGGCGCCGGAAACCTATCACCTGTGGACGAAAAAGGGCCGTTTGAGTGACTTCAAGGTGGCGTCCCGGGTTGGCATGGGTGCGTTCCCGAGTCTGCGTGAAGTTCGCCCAGGAGCTGAATACAAGTACATCACCACCAATGACCGTGGCGAAAAAATCCGCCTGGCCACCTACGGTGAGATGTTCAGCATCACCCGTCAGGCGATCATCAACGATGACCTCGACCAACTGAGCACCGTGCCTTACAACATGGGCCTGGCCGCACGCGGCACCATCGGCGATCTGGTCTATGACACGCTGATCCATTCGCCGGTGATGAGCGACGGCAAAGAGCTGTTCGATGCCTCGCGCAATAACCTGTTTTCCGGTACCGGCGCCAATATGTCGATTGAAGCGCTGAGCAAGGCCAAGACCGCCATGGCCTTGCAGAAAACCGAGGTCGAGGGCGGCAAGGCCCGCACCCTGAACATTCGCCCTGCGTTTGTCCTGGTGCCGGTGGCGCTGGAAGACAAGACCAATCAACTGATCCGCTCGGCGTCGGTGCCTGGGGTCGATACCAATGCCGGCATCGACAACCCGATTCGCAATTTCGCCACGGTGATCGCCGAGCCGCGCCTGGACGATGATTCGCCAGTCACCTGGTATGAAGCCGCCCGCCAAGGTGCCGACACCATCGAAGTCGCTTACCTGGACGGCGTTGAACAGCCTTACATGGAGCAGCAACAGGGTTTCACCATTGATGGCGTGACGAGCAAGGTGCGGATCGATGCCGGGGTCGCGGCGCTGGATTATCGCGGTCTGAACAAGTCGGTTGGTGTGGTACCACCCGCGAAAGCCAGCCGTTAA